Proteins co-encoded in one Burkholderia ambifaria AMMD genomic window:
- a CDS encoding FAD-dependent monooxygenase — translation MADTLLDIPPVLIVGAGPTGLAAAMSLARARVPVRIIDRLTTPAPYSRAIGIQARTLEMLEQHRAVEPFLVLGHRAHAAALHAGGRVIARLDFDPLQTRYPYLLFLDQSITEQLLAEHLAGLGVTVERGVTLTACDAGGTSLDVTIRGADGRERSFAPSYLIAADGAHSTVRHLLGLGFAGQAFEQTFLLADFSAIPDWPEEEIHLFTTPDGIAGLFPMGGGRYRLVADRPPGDASPDAPPPSLAQCEAIVRARVGASIAPSDLAWSSYFRLHSRMVARLRHGRVFFAGDAAHVHSPAGAQGMNTGMQEAFNLGWKLARVLGGGTPERLLDTYHAERHPIERDVLRQTGLVTQIVEADHGAMKLLRDHVVPLLATFGPVRDAVRRTVSELGVQYRKSPLTLERVLDGGPRAGERAPDALVHVVDGPLGRAPGTARLYDLHDPASFTLLLLEEPAGVEAGDANDVPPMPADARALAQGLERIMPGAVRIWRVADAESDGEDGLAQAYGRSRPSFYLLRPDGYIAARGRTATDANALLRHCESWFAGMSLPA, via the coding sequence ATGGCTGACACACTGCTCGACATCCCGCCCGTGCTGATCGTCGGCGCAGGCCCGACCGGCCTTGCCGCCGCGATGAGTCTCGCGCGTGCCCGCGTGCCGGTACGCATCATCGACCGGCTCACCACGCCCGCGCCGTATTCGCGTGCGATCGGCATCCAGGCGCGCACGCTCGAAATGCTGGAGCAGCATCGCGCGGTCGAACCGTTTCTCGTGCTGGGGCATCGCGCGCACGCGGCCGCGCTGCATGCGGGCGGCCGCGTGATCGCGCGGCTCGATTTCGATCCGCTGCAAACGCGCTATCCGTACCTGCTGTTTCTCGACCAGAGCATCACCGAGCAGCTGCTCGCCGAGCATCTGGCCGGCCTCGGCGTGACGGTCGAACGCGGCGTCACGCTCACGGCGTGCGACGCGGGCGGCACGTCGCTCGACGTGACGATCCGCGGCGCCGACGGGCGTGAACGATCGTTCGCGCCGTCCTACCTGATCGCCGCCGACGGCGCGCACAGCACGGTGCGCCATCTGCTTGGCCTCGGCTTCGCCGGGCAAGCGTTCGAGCAGACCTTCCTGCTCGCCGATTTCTCGGCGATACCCGACTGGCCGGAAGAGGAGATCCACCTGTTCACGACGCCCGACGGCATCGCGGGGCTGTTCCCGATGGGCGGCGGCCGCTACCGGCTCGTCGCCGACCGGCCGCCGGGCGATGCATCTCCCGATGCGCCGCCACCGTCGCTCGCGCAATGCGAGGCGATCGTGCGCGCCCGTGTCGGCGCGTCGATCGCGCCGAGCGACCTCGCGTGGTCGTCGTATTTCCGGCTGCACAGCCGGATGGTCGCCCGGCTGCGTCACGGGCGCGTGTTCTTCGCGGGCGACGCCGCGCACGTTCACAGCCCGGCAGGCGCGCAGGGCATGAACACGGGCATGCAGGAAGCGTTCAATCTCGGCTGGAAGCTCGCGCGCGTGCTTGGCGGCGGCACGCCGGAGCGGCTGCTCGACACCTATCACGCGGAGCGCCATCCGATCGAGCGTGACGTATTGCGGCAGACCGGCCTCGTCACGCAGATCGTCGAAGCCGATCATGGCGCGATGAAGCTGCTGCGCGATCACGTCGTGCCGCTGCTGGCGACGTTCGGGCCCGTGCGCGACGCGGTGCGGCGCACCGTCAGCGAGCTTGGCGTGCAATACCGGAAAAGCCCGCTCACGCTCGAGCGCGTGCTCGACGGCGGGCCGCGCGCCGGCGAGCGTGCGCCGGACGCGCTCGTACATGTGGTCGACGGGCCGCTCGGGCGGGCACCCGGCACCGCGCGGCTATACGACCTGCACGACCCGGCGAGCTTCACGCTGCTGTTGCTCGAGGAGCCGGCAGGCGTCGAAGCGGGCGATGCGAACGACGTGCCGCCGATGCCCGCGGATGCGCGGGCGCTCGCGCAGGGGCTGGAGCGGATCATGCCGGGCGCGGTGCGGATTTGGCGCGTCGCCGATGCCGAAAGCGACGGCGAGGACGGGCTGGCGCAGGCATACGGCCGCTCGCGGCCGTCGTTCTACCTGCTGCGGCCCGATGGTTACATCGCGGCGCGCGGCCGTACGGCCACCGACGCGAACGCGCTGCTGCGCCACTGCGAAAGCTGGTTCGCGGGCATGTCGCTGCCCGCGTAG
- a CDS encoding gamma-glutamyl-gamma-aminobutyrate hydrolase family protein (Members of this family of hydrolases with an active site Cys residue belong to MEROPS family C26.) translates to MSETTPSPAGLTGTPSASSRSPRSDPAHAPEVPATQSSVAQAAAAEDVAADGASPVTAASEPGAAGTTPAAESASEPASEPAAEPTAAPKAGAAPPGFGAQPDFDTPRPPPASAQNAPPAYLKNSDTPWSVFGRIVAARARRLFDRAGQRITQRTLRIGVSARIFHPEPGAKGLRGKTLQYLEESIAHWVMSRDVLVFMIPTVGHQGMLHPSNIRLRDYAKHLDGLLLQGGADVSPQTYAASDARPEWPGDRVRDMYELELFHEFVESGKPVLGVCRGCQLINVAFGGSLYQDIATDVPTAHPHVSEHYDQHRHSIRFPDSSTLASMFPGRSEAIVNSIHHQAIRDLGRDLNIEAVSAGDGIIEGIRYRRAPFVVGVQWHPEFHRAGGSELLDCTPLLDAFLRAARETRL, encoded by the coding sequence ATGAGCGAAACCACGCCTTCCCCGGCCGGTCTGACCGGCACCCCTTCCGCGTCTTCCCGTTCCCCCCGTTCCGATCCGGCACACGCGCCGGAGGTACCCGCCACGCAGTCCTCCGTCGCGCAGGCTGCCGCGGCCGAGGATGTCGCGGCGGACGGCGCATCGCCGGTCACGGCGGCGTCGGAGCCGGGCGCCGCGGGCACGACGCCCGCTGCCGAATCCGCTTCCGAACCCGCTTCCGAACCCGCTGCTGAACCCACTGCCGCGCCAAAAGCCGGTGCCGCGCCGCCCGGTTTTGGCGCGCAGCCCGATTTCGACACGCCGCGCCCGCCGCCCGCGAGCGCGCAGAATGCGCCGCCGGCTTACCTGAAGAACAGCGACACGCCATGGTCGGTGTTCGGCCGGATCGTCGCGGCACGTGCGCGCCGGCTGTTCGACCGCGCCGGCCAGCGGATCACGCAGCGCACGTTGCGTATCGGCGTGTCGGCGCGGATCTTCCATCCGGAGCCGGGTGCGAAGGGGTTGCGCGGCAAGACGCTGCAGTATCTCGAGGAATCGATCGCGCACTGGGTGATGTCGCGTGACGTGCTCGTGTTCATGATTCCGACCGTCGGCCACCAGGGGATGCTGCACCCGAGCAACATCCGCCTGCGCGACTACGCGAAGCATCTCGACGGCCTGCTGCTGCAAGGCGGCGCCGACGTGTCGCCGCAAACCTACGCGGCATCCGATGCGCGCCCCGAATGGCCGGGTGACCGCGTGCGCGACATGTACGAGCTCGAGCTGTTTCACGAGTTCGTCGAGTCCGGCAAGCCGGTGCTCGGCGTGTGCCGCGGCTGCCAGCTGATCAACGTCGCGTTCGGCGGCTCGCTGTACCAGGACATCGCGACCGACGTGCCGACCGCGCATCCGCACGTGAGCGAGCATTACGACCAGCATCGCCATTCGATCCGCTTTCCCGACTCGTCGACGCTCGCGAGCATGTTTCCCGGGCGCAGCGAAGCGATCGTGAACTCGATCCACCATCAGGCGATCCGCGATCTCGGCCGCGATCTGAACATCGAGGCCGTGTCGGCCGGCGACGGGATCATCGAAGGCATCCGCTACCGGCGCGCGCCATTCGTCGTCGGCGTGCAATGGCACCCCGAGTTCCATCGCGCGGGCGGCTCCGAGCTGCTCGACTGCACGCCGCTGCTCGACGCATTCCTGCGCGCGGCACGCGAAACGCGCCTGTAG
- a CDS encoding DUF2968 domain-containing protein, producing MAACVHAGAAWSADASAPAAGTRPAVTSLSGDGAPATASPASATDAAAQGNVAELTQMLQDGRIVEMRTTYNGSYGASLMFDQREMTYYVALFQDKHLWRVIKSQEKSRAEMVYTNFVQQTVQLADVEIRRTELQAQKTFLERVIALQANRAQQLQADLSVARSQQAEVAQRQQSAREQTQALQVEKRAAQVQLRDLQEQVRQLEKQTETGLTAHK from the coding sequence ATGGCCGCCTGCGTGCACGCGGGCGCAGCATGGTCGGCCGATGCGAGCGCGCCCGCTGCCGGTACGCGCCCCGCGGTGACGAGCCTGAGCGGCGATGGCGCGCCGGCGACGGCGTCCCCCGCGTCCGCGACGGATGCCGCCGCGCAAGGCAACGTGGCCGAACTCACGCAGATGCTGCAAGACGGGCGGATCGTCGAGATGCGCACCACCTACAACGGCAGCTATGGCGCGAGCCTGATGTTCGATCAGCGCGAGATGACGTATTACGTCGCGCTGTTCCAGGACAAGCATCTGTGGCGCGTGATCAAGTCGCAGGAGAAGAGCCGCGCGGAGATGGTGTACACGAACTTCGTCCAGCAGACGGTGCAGCTCGCGGACGTCGAGATCCGTCGCACCGAACTGCAGGCGCAGAAGACGTTCCTCGAACGCGTGATCGCGCTGCAGGCGAATCGCGCGCAGCAACTGCAAGCCGATCTGAGCGTCGCGCGCAGTCAGCAGGCCGAGGTCGCGCAGCGGCAGCAGTCGGCGCGGGAGCAGACGCAGGCGCTGCAGGTCGAGAAGCGGGCCGCGCAAGTGCAGCTGCGCGATCTGCAGGAGCAGGTGCGGCAACTCGAGAAGCAGACCGAGACGGGGCTCACCGCGCACAAGTGA
- a CDS encoding tetratricopeptide repeat protein, producing MDSAFDRAYAAHRAGRLAEAEHGYRAALGTNPADADALHLFGVLRHQQGQHAEAADLVGRAVELRPGDAALQLNLGNALKALGRLDEAIERFRNALTLAPEFPLAHYNLGNAYAALQRHEDAVDAFGRALRLTPDDASIHNNLGNALNALGRHDDALAAFHRALELRPGHAGAHNNLAMALNAMGRADDAIAHFQAAIAAQPRFVAAHFNLGNTFEALGRHGEAAAAFEAALALHPPFPLALFGLANALCALGRQREALPYYERAVGLDPSFSLAWLNLGNAHHALGAHEMALRAFDQALRVAPDLKLAQLHRAVTLLTLGDFTRGLPAYETRHDTPGATPRGTLPRWQGEPIASRTLLIRAEQGFGDTLQFVRFVPLARARCARVVLEVQPELVALLAPAATRWRVTLVAQGAAKPPAADIACTLMSLPFLLGLQPSDIVAGKRYLDAPDSARRRFRGSLGGQSKRKFGLAWSGRRQAQENRSMPFDALAPLLALPDIDWVVLQPALDEDERARVDAHPRVHHLDGGLNDFADTAALIERLDGVVTIDTAVAHLAGALGKPLWIMLPFAPDWRWFTGDDCPWYPHARLARQSAPGQWLDVAATVADALRAA from the coding sequence ATGGATTCCGCATTCGACCGAGCGTACGCCGCGCACCGCGCGGGCCGCCTCGCCGAGGCCGAGCACGGCTATCGTGCCGCGCTCGGCACCAATCCCGCCGACGCCGACGCGCTGCATCTGTTCGGTGTGCTGCGGCATCAGCAGGGCCAGCATGCGGAGGCAGCCGATCTCGTCGGGCGTGCGGTCGAATTGCGCCCGGGCGACGCCGCGCTGCAGCTCAATCTCGGCAACGCGCTGAAGGCGCTTGGCCGGCTCGACGAAGCGATCGAGCGGTTTCGCAACGCGCTGACGCTCGCGCCCGAATTCCCGCTCGCGCACTACAACCTCGGTAACGCGTACGCGGCGCTGCAGCGCCACGAAGATGCCGTCGACGCGTTCGGCCGCGCACTTCGGCTCACGCCCGACGACGCATCGATCCACAACAATCTCGGCAACGCGCTGAACGCGCTCGGCCGTCACGACGATGCGCTCGCCGCGTTCCATCGCGCACTCGAGCTGCGGCCTGGACATGCCGGCGCGCACAACAATCTCGCGATGGCGCTAAACGCGATGGGCCGGGCCGACGACGCGATCGCGCACTTCCAGGCGGCGATCGCCGCGCAGCCGCGCTTCGTCGCCGCGCACTTCAATCTCGGCAACACGTTCGAGGCGCTCGGCCGTCACGGCGAAGCCGCTGCGGCGTTCGAAGCCGCACTCGCGCTGCACCCGCCGTTCCCGCTCGCCCTGTTCGGGCTCGCGAACGCGCTGTGCGCGCTCGGGCGCCAGCGCGAAGCGCTGCCCTACTACGAACGCGCGGTCGGCCTCGATCCGTCGTTCAGTCTCGCGTGGCTGAACCTCGGCAATGCGCATCACGCACTCGGCGCGCACGAAATGGCGCTGCGCGCGTTCGACCAGGCGCTGCGCGTCGCGCCCGACCTGAAGCTCGCACAACTGCACCGCGCGGTCACGCTGCTGACGCTGGGCGACTTCACGCGCGGCCTGCCCGCGTACGAAACGCGTCACGACACGCCGGGCGCGACACCGCGCGGCACGCTGCCGCGCTGGCAAGGCGAGCCGATTGCGTCGCGCACGCTGCTGATCCGCGCGGAACAGGGCTTCGGCGACACGCTGCAGTTCGTCCGCTTCGTGCCGCTGGCCCGCGCGCGCTGCGCACGCGTCGTGCTCGAAGTGCAGCCGGAACTCGTCGCGCTACTCGCGCCGGCGGCGACGCGCTGGCGCGTGACGCTTGTCGCCCAGGGCGCGGCGAAGCCGCCGGCCGCGGACATCGCATGCACGCTGATGAGCCTGCCTTTCCTGCTCGGTCTGCAGCCGTCCGACATCGTCGCGGGCAAGCGTTACCTCGACGCGCCGGACAGCGCGCGCCGGCGCTTTCGCGGCTCGCTCGGCGGCCAGTCGAAGCGCAAGTTCGGCCTCGCGTGGTCGGGGCGCCGCCAGGCACAGGAAAACCGCTCGATGCCGTTCGACGCGCTCGCACCGCTGCTCGCGCTGCCGGACATCGACTGGGTCGTGCTGCAGCCCGCGCTCGACGAAGACGAACGGGCGCGCGTCGACGCGCATCCGCGCGTGCATCACCTCGACGGGGGGCTGAACGACTTCGCCGACACGGCCGCGCTGATCGAACGGCTCGACGGCGTCGTCACGATCGATACGGCCGTCGCGCATCTGGCGGGCGCGCTCGGCAAGCCGCTGTGGATCATGCTGCCGTTCGCGCCCGACTGGCGCTGGTTCACCGGCGACGACTGTCCGTGGTATCCGCACGCCAGGCTGGCCCGCCAGTCCGCACCGGGACAATGGCTCGACGTGGCGGCGACGGTCGCCGACGCGCTGCGCGCCGCGTGA
- a CDS encoding MFS transporter: MSTATQAIAQESKVRTVFRVVSGNFLEMYDFMVYGYYASAIAKTYFPSGNAFASLMLSLSVFGAGFLMRPVGAIVLGAYIDHHGRRKGLILTLGLMALGTLTVAGVPGYATIGVLAPALVLLGRLLQGFSAGVELGGVSVYLSEIATKGHKGFYTSWQSGSQQVAVVFAAFVGVLLNRVLPAEDMSAWGWRIPFLIGCLIVPFLFLIRRSLKETDEFLAKRHRPTMGEIMRSMLENWGVVIAGMGMVIMTTVSFYMITAYTPTFGKEVLHLSSLDALVVTVCVGLSNLVWLPLSGALSDRIGRRPVLIAFTVLTLLSAYPAVLWLVAEPSFLRLLAVELWLSFLYGSYNGAMVVALTEVMPVDVRTAGFSLAYSLATTIGGFTPAISTLLIHQTGNKAAPGLWLSVAALCGLIATLVLYRTREARNQYKAA, translated from the coding sequence ATGTCCACAGCAACACAAGCCATCGCGCAGGAATCGAAAGTCCGCACCGTGTTCCGGGTCGTCAGCGGCAACTTCCTGGAAATGTACGACTTCATGGTCTATGGGTATTACGCGTCCGCGATCGCGAAAACCTACTTTCCGAGCGGCAACGCGTTCGCGTCGCTGATGCTGTCGCTGTCGGTGTTCGGCGCGGGCTTCCTGATGCGCCCGGTCGGCGCGATCGTGCTCGGCGCGTACATCGACCATCACGGCCGCCGCAAGGGGCTGATCCTGACGCTCGGGCTGATGGCGCTCGGCACGCTGACGGTGGCCGGGGTCCCCGGCTACGCGACGATCGGCGTGCTCGCGCCGGCGCTCGTGCTGCTCGGCCGGTTGCTGCAGGGCTTTTCCGCGGGCGTCGAGCTGGGCGGCGTGTCGGTCTACCTGTCGGAGATCGCGACGAAGGGCCACAAGGGGTTCTATACGTCGTGGCAATCGGGCAGCCAGCAGGTGGCCGTCGTGTTCGCCGCGTTTGTCGGCGTGCTGCTGAACCGCGTGCTGCCGGCCGAGGACATGAGCGCGTGGGGCTGGCGCATTCCGTTCCTGATCGGCTGCCTGATCGTACCGTTCCTGTTCCTGATCCGTCGTTCGCTGAAGGAAACCGACGAGTTCCTCGCGAAGCGTCATCGTCCGACGATGGGCGAGATCATGCGTTCGATGCTCGAGAACTGGGGTGTCGTGATCGCCGGCATGGGGATGGTGATCATGACGACGGTGTCGTTCTACATGATCACCGCATACACGCCGACGTTCGGCAAGGAAGTGCTGCACCTGTCGTCGCTCGACGCACTCGTCGTGACCGTCTGCGTCGGCCTGTCCAACCTCGTGTGGCTGCCGCTGTCCGGCGCGCTGTCGGATCGCATCGGCCGCCGGCCGGTGCTGATCGCGTTCACGGTGCTCACGCTGCTGTCGGCCTATCCGGCCGTGCTGTGGCTCGTGGCCGAACCGTCGTTCCTGCGGCTGCTGGCGGTCGAGCTGTGGCTGTCGTTCCTGTACGGTTCCTACAACGGCGCGATGGTCGTCGCGCTGACCGAAGTGATGCCGGTCGACGTGCGCACCGCCGGCTTCTCGCTCGCATACAGCCTGGCGACGACGATCGGCGGCTTCACGCCCGCGATCTCGACGTTGCTGATCCACCAGACGGGCAACAAGGCCGCACCGGGGCTGTGGCTGAGCGTCGCGGCGCTTTGCGGGCTGATCGCGACGCTCGTGCTGTATCGCACGCGCGAGGCGCGCAACCAGTACAAGGCGGCCTGA